From a single Clostridium isatidis genomic region:
- a CDS encoding DUF4003 family protein codes for MEKFLEDRIYLTINNYRSSKVELRNDGDLINHFASLIYAHYKRKIPVEKIKEIRKYIKSTSSRMSSFRGEILYILSILLACDDDFDYKFIEDIYNTMDLLKGEDFNECDYLTLTAFVIAKYGKNKDKKVIISKMKEVYLLLKEKYYNITGEDDYLVCALWALNEIDVETIKEFIDTIYDNMSEINIKSKNSIQGLTNAIILNGSSGHMYRTIEFMMQLEKSGLKFADQFLPLIGLLTNREARKTLNLIEEVTEKLIEEESEYEYYMDKGFRTVISLCIIFFANNFEERKYIDELLALGVYCFIKSKNKGMFAEALA; via the coding sequence ATGGAGAAATTTCTCGAGGACAGAATTTATTTGACTATTAATAATTATAGAAGCTCAAAGGTTGAACTCAGAAATGATGGTGATTTAATCAATCATTTTGCCTCTTTAATTTATGCTCATTATAAAAGGAAAATTCCTGTTGAAAAAATAAAGGAAATAAGAAAATATATAAAATCAACATCTTCTAGGATGTCTTCCTTTAGAGGTGAAATATTATATATATTATCAATATTATTAGCATGTGATGATGATTTTGATTATAAATTCATAGAAGATATTTATAATACTATGGATTTACTAAAAGGTGAAGATTTTAATGAGTGTGATTATTTGACTTTAACAGCTTTTGTAATAGCAAAGTATGGAAAGAATAAAGATAAAAAAGTAATTATTTCAAAAATGAAAGAAGTATACCTACTATTGAAAGAAAAATATTATAATATAACTGGTGAAGATGATTATCTAGTTTGTGCTCTTTGGGCATTAAATGAAATAGACGTAGAAACAATAAAGGAATTTATTGATACTATTTATGATAATATGAGTGAAATTAATATAAAGTCTAAAAATAGTATTCAAGGTTTAACGAATGCTATAATTTTAAATGGATCTTCAGGGCATATGTATAGAACCATAGAATTTATGATGCAATTAGAAAAAAGCGGTTTAAAATTTGCTGATCAATTTTTACCTTTAATAGGCTTACTAACAAATAGAGAAGCAAGAAAAACTCTAAATCTTATTGAAGAAGTTACTGAAAAACTTATTGAGGAAGAAAGTGAATATGAATATTATATGGATAAAGGCTTTAGAACAGTAATATCCTTGTGTATAATATTTTTTGCTAATAACTTTGAAGAAAGAAAATATATAGATGAATTATTAGCTTTGGGCGTTTATTGTTTTATAAAATCTAAAAATAAGGGGATGTTCGCTGAAGCCTTGGCTTAA